DNA sequence from the Hippopotamus amphibius kiboko isolate mHipAmp2 chromosome 1, mHipAmp2.hap2, whole genome shotgun sequence genome:
GGGTCCTGGGGAAGCTGAGGATCCTTTATGATTGAATGCAAGAACACATTTTACCTGAGAGGGCACAGGGCCCATGGTGGGGCCTGGACTGGCTGATCTGACAGAGTGGCAGTTTGGAACCAGTGCTAGTCTCAGGATTACGATAACCTTCGACACTGGGCAACCCAACATAGCTCGGTGGGAAAAATGTGGCTCTGAAACTCGACATGCTGGGGTTCAAATGATGCTCCATTGCTTACCAATGGCATGACCTTGGTGAAATGGTTAAGCCTTAGATCTTGgtttcctcttcttaaaaataGGGCTAACATAGCCTTCCTCTCAGCGttattgtgaagatcaaatgaaataacagaGGTGAAGAGTCCAGGACAGTATGCACTGCTGAGTATACCAAGCACATAAGTGCTTAATACATATATTCCCATCTCTCTTCCTATAGCTACTGTACTGGGAAGGGAAAGGAGGTGGAGATTCAGGGACTGTGCTATgtccagaaataaaaagcaacattttataAAGACCATGCATGGCTCATGAAAGCAGACTCCCTGCATTTGAACTCCAGCTTCTCTATTTACTTGCTTTGTGACAATGAGTAACTTCCTTAATCTTTCAGGGCCTCAGTTATAGGGCCATCTGTAAATGTATGTGCTTCATGAACTGTTTGGCACataaaaatcattcatttaaaagttAGATTCTACTATTACTTTTATGCCACAGGGTTCATTTGGCTGGTATTTCTCCTGTGCTGAGTCCTTGGGGATCTAGACCTGGTAGTGAGGTCCAGGAAGGTGAGGATGAAGGAGGTCACAGGACATGAGAAGGACAGGAGAGACAGCCTAGATATAGAGTCTGGGATCAGGGATCATCAAGTACCTGCACAGTTTCCCAAAGAAACTTAGAATAACCTGCCAGTCCAGAACGAACCATTTCCTGGGGGCTTTGCTGCCACACTGAAGCAGAGACCACTGAGTCAAACTCTTTGAGCCAGCAGGAGGTACATGGAAGGCCTCCGAAGGAATACACCATTTAGGCTGGGAAGATGCATTGTAGCTTTTGGTACAATGTATGAAAAATTGAGACCCTAGCCACATCTTGGACAAGTCCTTGAAGATTCAAATGACCTGGAAATAGCTTCATGGGGACAGCTCTTTTAGGCATCTCACCTCTCATAACTTCTAGGAGAAGAAGACTGCCTCATTTTGTGAAGAAGGCAACAGGAATCGTTTATCTTGGGAAACTTCATTGTCAGGCAGAGACATGCCCTTCCTCTGACTGAAGGGCCAAGCATACTGGGGAGGAATCTTGCCAATGCGATGCCAGCCCTCATCCTCATCACTCAGATGCCATTAAATTACCTCACTGTTGCCTTATAAAAGGTGTCCACAACTGCCAGCTCCTCAGATCACTGGCTTCTTCCAGCCCGGCTAGTGTCAGCAAAGAGGGTAAGTCTATGCCTGGGATAGCAACATAGCAAGAAAGAGAGCCTTGGTGACACTGGCGTGGAGAACTGTGGGATGAGGGCGGTCAGGGCAAGACACCGAGGGCAGCCACCGGTTGGAAACGCAGAGCCTGGAGCGTGAGAGGAGAGGACCAGCTATTAATCATATGTGAGAAGGTTTTCCAGAGAACTGGGTCACTGCCCTCACCCTCTCTGAGTGCAGGTGTGCAGTCCTCTCTTGGGTCCGTTAGTGAGGGGCAGAGAGAGTCTGGCTGGTCCAAAGAGCAAAAGGTGGACACCTACTCAAACTTGTCCTGCCTCTGTCAGGGTCAGCTTGAGACTCAGTTTGGCTCAGGGTCTGGTCACAAGAATTTGCAATCCCTAGGTCCTTGCTGGCcaggcaggaggaagaagggaagccaGTCTTGGAAGAATTGGTGGTGAGGGGAGATCAGTTGTGACATAACAATTTTCCAAGGGGAATTCACAATGTAGACACTGGAGTGGGTTAGAAGAGAGGAGGCTTGGAGAGTTGGGTAGAAACACAGAGATCACTCTTTCAAGCTCTTCCTTCTCCGTTTTGGAAACGGAGGCCCACAGGTGAGCCGTGACTCTGGCAAAGGTATCCAACCAGGTAAAGGCACAAGAGCTGAGCCTAGGATCCCTGGCTCTGAGACCACCCTAATGCCAGGTCTGTGACCTTCTCCAAAGACTACAGCTTACAGACCACTCTCTCCAAAAGGGATGCTGCAGGTTTCCTTGGAAACCTTCATAGTGCtaatgagaactttttttttcagattttgcaaagccacagaaagatgtGTGACCAGAAGAAGCAGCCACAGTTCCCTCCATCTTGCGTGAAAGGTTCAGGATTGGGGGTTATGCAAAGTACCAAATGTACCTCTGTAAAATGCCCACCTCCGTGTCCGACTCAAGTGTGTGTGAAATGCCCACCTCCCTGTCCGACTCAAGTGTGTGTGAAATGCCCACCTCCCTGTCCGACTCAAGTGTGTGTGAAATGCCCACCTCCGTGTCCGACTCAGACCTACGTGAAATGCCCACCTCCCTGTCCGACTCAAGTGTGTGTGAAATGCCCACCTCCCTGTCCGACTCAGACCTACGTGAAATGCCCACCTCCATGTCCGACTCAAGTGTGTGTGAAATGCCCACCTCCGTGTCCGACTCAGACCTACGTGAAATGCCCACCTCCATGTCCGACTCAAGTGTGTGTGAAATGCCCACCTCCGTGTCCGACTCAGACCTACGTGAAATGCCCACCTCCGTGTCCGACTCAGACCTACGTGAAATGCCCACCTCCCTGTCCGACTCAGACCTACGTGAAATGCCCACCTCCGTGTCCGACTCAGACCTACGTGAAATGCCCACCTCCGTGTCCGACTCAGACCTACGTGAAATGCCCACCTCCGTGTCCGACTCAGACCTACGTGAAATGCCCACCTCCGCGCCAGACGACCCAAGTGAAATGTCCAGACCCCTGCCAGACCCAGACGTGCTATGTCCAGTCGCCTTCTCCTTGCCAGACCTACTACTATGTTCAGCCTCCTGCGAGTGGCTCAGCTGTCCACTGCTGTGTCCCTGATCCATGCTCTGCTCCCTGTTCCACCAGCTGCTGCTGCCTGGCTCCCCGGACCTTCGGGGTGAGTCCCCTGAGACGCTGGGTCCAACGGCCCCAGGACTGCAACTCAGGATCACCTGACTGCTGTGAGAATTCCAGGTGCTGCGACTCTGGGATTTGCTGTTTGGGAATTATTCCCATGAGGTCCCGAGGTCCTGCGTGCTGTGATTTCGAGGATGACCGCTGCTGTTAAATACAGAAGAGCAGCCCTGCTCCAGAACTCGCCGCCCTGTTCTACCTTCCGGGACACTCAccagcctctgctcccctccctgtATTCCCAGTGATgttcaatttcattgcttcacCTCCCTACTTTGCTTCTTTATCAAGGCAGCCTGCCAGAGGCAGCGCAACTCTCAAACTCTGAGAAGAATAAAGCTCTGAATGCAATTCAAAATGACTTCCTGTTTATTTGGTTCATATTTATGCTTTTCTATCAGAATCTCAATCTACCATCCCCTCCTACTCTTGCTTCTCAACAAGAGGAGAGGTCTGGGTGGGTGTGAACATGCCGGCTGGGCTGGTGCCACCCCAGCCTGGGACCCCTATGCCTCCTAGAATGCTGTGAATAAACTTCCCTCTGCAAGTTAGCAGGATCTGAAGCTAGAGGTTTGGGGGCTGAAGGGTCCTCTTTCCTGCCCTCTGATCAATCTGAGGAGAGGGCTTGGCTGTGATGAAGCCCTTGCGGTAGCATGAACGCTGTATGTAAACTCAGAGTTTGTCATCCTGAATAGTGAAGAGCCTGTGGAATCATGCAATTAACATGAGCATataatgctttttaatatttattatttaaaaattaataagtagCGTGAGCTATGTAAAAATGTTAACAGATATGTatggataaaaaatgaaaagttatctTCCAACTTCCAATTCCGCACCCTTTTCCAGGGATGACCATGCTGAGCTTGGATTATAGCCATTTAGATCTTTGGCTAGGTTTTGCTTATACATCAACCACACAGAGCTGAACAGTTCCTGGAGTCCCCTGTGGCCTAGTTTCTGTAGAGAATGGCGTCCCCAAAGCCCAGCCCAACATTGATGTATCAAAAAAAACCTGTAGGGAATTCATTTTATAACCCACAACATACttctaaaaattctatttttctctcctcttcagttCTCTCATATCCTACAGCTGCTCAGGAGCTTCTCACTAAATGCCCCTAAAAGCTCTCTCACATCCAGATATTGTAGCTTCTTTCAtctctcccccctttcccctcctcctccctccccaacctGTCTCAAGTCTGGTCCTGGTTGTATAACCTGTGTCTCTCTGGCTCCTTTGTTAGTTTTCTCCGTCCTTTACTCAGTCCTGGGATTCTCCATTCCAGAGGGCGTGACCAGGAGCAaaaatctctccttttctctccagaAGTTATAACTCTCTCTCTAGCCCATTCTGTTGATCTTGTATAAAGAGGATAGAAGGGCTTAAAGGTTAAGAGGCAAACACATAATTCTCTTTGATAGGGAGTGTCAGTCaaaggaaaggcagagagagacacaTGCATGAATAAATCTCAATCAATTacctattttaaagattttctccttttattatatAAGATCACTATATATTGCTCTATGATAAcctgtttttatttaataagttaATATTGAACATCAGTTTTGGTTAGTGCATATCTTATCCTGTTATTTTCGTTGTTTGTTTTCTAACATTGTGGCTAGTCAATGACTTATGTAatcttccccctttccccctttatgatatatattttgGGCTCTTGCTGTctctccctgtctgtctgtctttgctATTAAGgtctttttaaagatgttttaaagttttaaattgaaatataacacacagaaaagtacacaaatcatAAGCGTATTACTCAGTGAACACACCTGTATAACCACTACCGAGACCTCAGAAAGTGAATGTCATGcagaaaacaagtaaataaaaatcatatccCCATGAAAGAGGGGGCTAAATTTGGAGATCTAAGATGGAGTAGAAGAGAAATATCTTTCCATAACTCTAGAACCTTCAGGAGGGCTATGCTTGTCTGTTGGATGGCTGCATAGAAAAGATCATGTAAAGAGAAGCAGCAGTTGATGGAATCCAGGCTTTCAAGTCATCCAGGGTGAGTATCTGGGAACACTTCCCAATGAACCCCAACACATGGCCTTGGACACCCCCTCTTACACCAGCCTCATGTGGCTGAAAGCCTGAGACCAGAACTTGAGTAGCCCTCATGAACCTGGCCAGTCTGGAAGGTCTAGAAGTAACTTTTATGTctgattttcattcattcatctcatAAGTTGGTTATTGAACATCAATTCTGTTCCAGGCACCATCTCTACTACGCTGGAGTTTATGGCAGAGAGGAAGAATAAACAGATAACCCTGTAAATAAAAGTAAGGGTGCACAGCTGTGAAGAAGGGGTGCCAGGTGCCCTGGCAGCCTATATAATATGCAGATTTTACTTGGTCAGGGTGATCAGAAAAGATTTCTCTGAGAAAGCGCAGCATGACCCCAAGGTTGAATAGGAGTTAATTAGAGAGCAATGAGGGATGACTTCTCCAGGCAGAGGCAAAAGCCTAGATAAGGCTTCTGTAGGAGGAGGGAGCCTGACCAAAGTAAGGAGCTGATGGGAGAGAGTGAAAGatgaggcaggaggggcaggagggcctGGTGAGTCCTGCCAGGGATGGTGTTGGTGGAGGTATCCATGAGTCAAAGGGAGCCATTGAGAGGTTTCAAGTAGGCAGGTGATACCATATGATTTGTGCCTcttgaagtttatttctctctacaGAAAGAAATTCATAGTTTTAGAGCATGTAAGAGATAATCTAAAACAATTGCATAGTAGCATCAGTTTACCTGGTTCTGGCCCAGCCCTGTGTAGCTACCCCTCTCCGGGTCTAGTTTGCACAGCCATCAAATGACAGCTTGGGCTGTACTATGAGGGAGATGGCCTCGGGCCAACATCAGGTGGCCTCTGCCTCCCAGCACAGGGAACCTTCACATTGTATGATGCTGATGTGCTTATCTCTAAAACTGATGGGTtagaaaaattcagaatatttgGTTTCAGGATACTTTTAGGCTAATCAAAAGTTTTGCCACAGCCTGCTTTTTATAACCTAAAAAGCCATTGATGTACCATTCCTcaagtaaaataatttagatCTCTTGACTCCTCGTCcctcaaatatatttatagagGACTCAATGTGAACGGgctaaagagaagagaaaatccagaACATGGAACCAAACCCCTGGGAGACTTGGAAGAGTTTTCTTGGATAGGCTGAGATGCTGCTCTCCTGGCCTCTCCTGTGAGTGTGCTTGCCCAAATTTCCTGGACTAGAAAAATCTGAGTAGAATCCTAACCCCACTTTCCTGTGTAGGATAGCTTTTAGTgatgttttctctttcaggaatATGCctatgccacaattactgacaAGTAAGGTTAACACACACAGGTAGACTTCATAATGTTTCCTAAAACTAATAAGTACAAATATAgtcatatatgtttatatttttttatcttataatACTTTATccatatgttatatatgaatgtATACCTCATATTACTAAATAAGAAAGATGACTCAAACATATTCATTCTTGACATCTACATGCAAGGACAGAGGGaattgccttttatttattgatgacctactatgtgctggataCTGTACTGGTCACTTTCCACGTGATGCTTCTCATCTGAGCAATGAGATGACTGATCAGAACAGCCTGGCAGGTGTAGGGGAGCAACAGCCAGTGTTGTGGTAAAGCAAGGATTTTTGAGGCAGATCTATTTGCTGACGTTTCGACTTCAGACAAGTTACATGATCTCTCCACTCAGGAGGACTGTGTCTGATAAAACTGCCTGAAATAGTGCCTAGTACACATTGGGTCCACAATATGATAACATATTTTCCTGTCCCTGGTTGGAGGGACTCTGTCAGTAAATCTGAATCTAGAAGAGTGACAATCACATCAGCTGAAAAGTATTAATGGTTTGAAATTTTGTTGTGTAAAGTAAAATGCAATGAAAGAAGGTTTTCTTTACAAATAATATCATGAAAATGGGTAACCTGACTTTTCAAAGGActattgtctcacagtttctcCCACCTTTGTTCTTATTCCAGCTCAGCCCCAGTTCTTTTTCTAACATTGACTAAACCACTTcatctctttgggcctcagtttcctcccctgtaaaatgaagaatttgGGTGAGATGATCACTAAAGGCCTTTCCCAGCTCTGACAgtctgtgcttccatttccttGAATCTTCCTCCAAGTCCAGAGAGTATCTTtctaagaaaatggaaatggagTGGGTAGTGGTTTGATGGATAATTCGTTGCATCCCTTAGACGGCATAGGGATGGAGCACCCAGATAATAGCTCCTCTTCTGTACTCAGTGCTGGACAAGAAGGGGGAATCTAGGCCAGGTCTTCAGATGGAAGTTGGCTGGGGAAAATGTCATAATCAGATGTCATTCCTTGTCATTGGTGTAAGCATCTCCACCCAGTTGATAGCTGCTGATGGCCTGATTAGCAACTAGGCTATGTTAGACAGGTGGGTGCTGGAGTGGACTGGGTTAAGGGGGCAGGATAGTGTGTAAAGCTCCAAAGGGCTGAGAAAGGCAGACAGTGATTCGGAATCTCAGGGGTTCCAGTGGCCAGCCCTTGTGTTCAACTCACATGGATGTTCTGTTGGTGGCCTGTTTATCTTAACTTCCTAGACTGGGGACTCTATAGGAGCTGGGAACTAGGTcctatttgatttgattttcccAGAGCCTAAGGCTGGGACTCAATATAGTCTTGtcgaataaataaatgaattcctCTTTTACATGTCTATCCTATGGGAATGTCCTGTATTGCTTGAATCCAGGCTGGTTACCCAGGGAACAGTAGAGAAGACTCAGAGGCATAGCATCTATGGATTTTTCAGACAAAAAACTGTCAAATAAACATGGTCTAGTGTTCATTGAGCCTGTCTCAGTGCTAAGTACTCTGCACACCACACCTCCGACCATCAGACTCAGAGAGCATCCTGTCCCATCTCCTCACCCTACCTTGCTTCGTTTTTCCTCCTACACCATTTTACTACTAATACTATATCACGTATTCATTTGTCTATCACTGCCTTCCTCCTAGATTAGAGGCACCTGAGGGCAGGGGTCTTATTCCCCATTGTATCCTTAGTGCCAAGACCAATGTCTGGTACACGACAAAcagttaatacatatttattggaagAATGATTGAATCTCATTTAATGGTCATCATTTTCTAAGAGGTAGATAcaatttttatcctcattttctaGCTGAGAGTAGTGAGCTTCTAGGATGAAATAACTGGCCTAAAGTCACACTAATTATAGCTCAGATTTTAACCCAGCCTTACTTCAGAGCCCTTGTCCTCAACCAGTGTGTGGTTCTGCCCTCTGCTCTAGGACTAGAACTCTCACATAGGGAGGGCTTCAGTGCTTCCATGACAGTAGAGAATCTGCTTCCTGTCAAAGAGTATCTTTCATCTTCAACCTCTCTTCACTCTGTGCTTCCTTTGCTCTCTGGGTCTCCTTTTAAATACAGTAAGttaaaaacagcaacagaaaatctAGTTTGCAAgctctttttaaattacaaagcAATTTCACATCcatgatctcatttaaaaatactattttaaaaagagtagtGATATCATTATAATTCTGATGGAATAGAGGAGGAGCCTGAGATTCAGAGAGATAAGTGACTTAATCCAGATGACTAGTATGTGGTGGGGCAGAATCCCAGACAGGTGTTTTGCACAGAGATCCTGTTCTTGTCTTCACGACGGCTGTTGCCCCCTGGGGTCCCCccattttctgtctccttctctttcctcatctttCCATTCCTGACCCCCTCGCTTCTCATGTCTCACTGTTCATATTGCAGAAGATCTTTGGAATAAACCTTCCTCCCAACACAAACCTCCTAAAGATCTCATTTTGCATCATCCCCACAACCGGGGACCTGCGACCTGGGATAAACCAAGGTAGCTCTGGAAAGCCAAAGCGGTGGTAGTGGCCTTACATACCAGGAGTTACCTGCCTTATTCACACACTGGAACTCTTCCCTTTAGTTCCCACACCCTCAAGAAGGGTTTATTCACTCAATGAGTAAACACTGTTGGATACATGCTCTGTACTCGGTGCTGGGTACAGGAAATAGTGCTAAGTGCTGGGACACCGAGATGGGAAAGGAATGGTCTTTGCCTTTGAGGGGTTCACAGACTTTTGGCTGAGCCAGCACTTTTaaacaacaaaagtaaaatgataaataCAGCAAATAAGGTATTATGGGAACATGGAAGAAAGATGCTCAACTTAGCTTGGAGGGGGAGGCTTAGGTCATAACAAGATAGCCAGTGtttcatgcagcagcttcccacgagcttcCCACCAGGAGATCAATTCAAGCATGGGTGAGGACTCAgagggtgggatatggagggtgcgggggagggcatatgaggatatatgtataaatacagccaattcactttgttgtacagcagaaactggaacaaccgtgtaaagcaattatattcccataaagagcttaaaaaaaaaaaaaagaaaattattccagAAATGGACAACACTTCAGTCAAGGAGGTCATAGTATGGGGTCACTTACCTGAACATGTACTTGTTGGAACAATTGAAAACCTAAGATGCAAGTGCCTTCCTCCAGAGATGATTTGTGTTTGCTTCTGGCAGGGGACCAGAGGGGCTCCTGTTCCAGGACCACCTTTAACAAGGTTCATGGGTGGAGGGGCCTGGAGCACGGCAGCCAGTCCGTGCAGCTGGTTTCCTTCTGGCTTAGCCTTACCCTGAGCAAGCCCTGCTAACTCCAGGTAGGTCTGTTGTTAGACCACCCACCCTTATGAGGGAGGGGCTGGTCTCTGATTTTTGATACCAAGCAAGGTTACCAAAAGGAAAGATTGATTAGGTTGATTTTATCCTTAGGGCaaaagcagcttttttttttttttttttttttttttggtatttgacatgtttaaggaaaagcaaaaacaataccTTAATTATACAGCACAATTTAtatgtaacaaaataaaaagagtataaACTGTATCCCATGGCATGACACAAAGGTGTGAGGAATTAACCAGAGGAGGAGGTGAGCTGAATAATTCCTGTGATCAAGTCTTTAAAAGCAGCTTTCTTACTCTGCTAATCTCTTTggttccttttttcattttttcatttttagtatttgCCTGGTAATTCATAttcctaactctttttttttttttttttaatggctaaaacattttattcttggctggtggagatggagatgaaaaaagaagtaaaatgttgataatttttgAGCTGGGTGTTGGGTACACGGGTGTTTAGCAAACTATTCTCTTTACTTTGTGtatgtttaaaagttttaaaattaatttatttatttattggctgcattggatctttgctgctgcgtgtgggctttctctagttattgtgagtgggggctactcttcattgcggtgcccaggcttctcattgcagtggcttctcttgctgcggagcatgatctctaggtgcgtgggctttagtaattgtggcattcgggctcagtaattgtggctcgtgggctctagagcgcaggctcagtagttgtggtgcaggggcttagttgctctgaggcatgtgggatcttcccagaccagggctcaaacccttgtcacctgcattggcaggcggattcttaacccctgtgccaccagggaagtcctgtttaaaattttttatattaaaaggtTTTAACTTAAAAGAGATAATAGATCTAAGAGTAAAAGCAAagactttaaaacttttaaaggaaaaaataaaattttcatgatGTTGGTATAGGCTAAGAGATTTTAGAATAAGCACAAAAACACTTaccatagagacaaaaaaaaaaaaacccaaaaaacaaaaaacagccagACAACTGGACTTAAGAATAAAAACTTCTATTCTTTGAAATAGACTATtaaagaagtgaaaagacaagacaGATATTCAATGTCAAAGTACTTGTATTCAGAACATAGaaagagctcttacaactcaCTAATTAAGAAGGCAAATAACTAATTAAAATTGAACcaaaaatttgaacagacacttcattaaagaaaaatttcaaatagtcAGGAAACACATGAAAGTTCTCTATCATTAGGCATCAGGTAAATGCAAGTTGAAAACACACTGACATAATGCTGTGTACCCACTAGAGATGTTGACCTGACAACATCAAATTTTGTTGAGAGTGTAGAGCAAGTGAACTGCTCATACCCCGctgttggaaaataaaattaaaccaccTCTTGgtaaaatagtttggcagtttttttatAACCTTGTCTATCATCAAACAATTCCACTCTTAGATATTTACCGAAAGTAAATGAAAACGTATGTTCACTAAGTCTTGTACTTGAATGCTTATAttactttattcataatagcctgaACTGAAAAAAACCAACTGTCCATCAACAAGTGGGCAAACAAATTTGTGGATACATTGAGGCATTTGTGGATACTAATCAATAAAAAGAAGTGTATTACTAACACACACAGCAATATGAGGGGATTCAAAAGCATTGTGCTGGGCAAAAGGCCTCAGGCgcaaaaaaaacatattttgtggtattatatttaaatgaaattctgAGACATCAGGCAAAACTAatgaattattataaaaaataaatttgtggttGCTTGAGTTCAGGCATAGAGAGGAGATTGATTACAAGGTGCCTAAGGGGGCTTCTTGTGGTAATGCAAATTGCTCATATACAACAGttacatttaataatttaatgtatttaaatcagtaaagttgatttaaagaggaaaaatagacATGGCTGACAAACAAATATGCTCAACATCCACATCCCTAGtaataaaaaatgtgaattaaataaTGATATGCCAATTTCTGAATCCAACTGGGTTGAAGTTTTTGAATGATAATAGCTACTGTTAGGTAGGATGTGGGGGAAAAGGCAGTCTCATATTGTTTGTAGGAATACATATTGGGAAAACGTTTTGTAAGTACAATTCAGCAGTATTTCTGAAAAGCCTTAATAAAGAGTACATCATTAGATACAACAATTGTACAATCAGGAAATTATCCTAAGAAAACAGCAAGGTATGGTTGCAAAAATGCACCTTCAGCTAGGGGAGGTGAGTCCGGCCGCGGCGGCACCGGCGGCACC
Encoded proteins:
- the KPLCE gene encoding skin-specific protein 32 isoform X2, coding for MCDQKKQPQFPPSCVKGSGLGVMQSTKCTSVKCPPPCPTQVCVKCPPPCPTQVCVKCPPPCPTQVCVKCPPPCPTQTYVKCPPPCPTQVCVKCPPPCPTQTYVKCPPPCPTQTYVKCPPPCPTQVCVKCPPPCPTQTYVKCPPPCPTQTYVKCPPPCPTQTYVKCPPPCPTQTYVKCPPPCPTQTYVKCPPPCPTQTYVKCPPPRQTTQVKCPDPCQTQTCYVQSPSPCQTYYYVQPPASGSAVHCCVPDPCSAPCSTSCCCLAPRTFGVSPLRRWVQRPQDCNSGSPDCCENSRCCDSGICCLGIIPMRSRGPACCDFEDDRCC
- the KPLCE gene encoding skin-specific protein 32 isoform X1, giving the protein MCDQKKQPQFPPSCVKGSGLGVMQSTKCTSVKCPPPCPTQVCVKCPPPCPTQVCVKCPPPCPTQVCVKCPPPCPTQTYVKCPPPCPTQVCVKCPPPCPTQTYVKCPPPCPTQVCVKCPPPCPTQTYVKCPPPCPTQVCVKCPPPCPTQTYVKCPPPCPTQTYVKCPPPCPTQTYVKCPPPCPTQTYVKCPPPCPTQTYVKCPPPCPTQTYVKCPPPRQTTQVKCPDPCQTQTCYVQSPSPCQTYYYVQPPASGSAVHCCVPDPCSAPCSTSCCCLAPRTFGVSPLRRWVQRPQDCNSGSPDCCENSRCCDSGICCLGIIPMRSRGPACCDFEDDRCC